Below is a window of Prionailurus viverrinus isolate Anna chromosome A1, UM_Priviv_1.0, whole genome shotgun sequence DNA.
tttccctgtctcacttccctACTCTCCTACCTTCTTGGGATCACcttccaaataaactacttgcagATGAATCCTGGGTCTGAGGCCCTCCTGGGAACCCAATCCAAGACATCTTATGACCATGTGGATGAAAGCCACATGCTAAGGGTGAAGAGGAATCTAAAACTAGCCTGAGTCCTTAGTGCTGGACTTGAGCCTTGGAATGACTTCGTCTGGACTTGTTATTTGAGAATAATAAACCTCTTATTTGGGTAAGCCACCACAACTGGTTTTCTATGGCATGCAGCCACATGTTAACTGTGACTGAGAGAGAACTGGAGGAATTTTTAGTTGAGTCTAAGTGTAACCAGTCATGGCTACTAACAAGGCTGACACTCTGGATGCATGATTATTGACCCCTTACACTCTATGGCAGGTTACAGTTAGCACAGTGTTTGCTTACATGTtgctttatttaatcctcatgttAATTTTGTGAGCTAGGTATCGACAACTCCAATTCTTAAGTCCAGAGAGGCCAAATCACATTGTTACATGGCTAGTGGTGGTATCAGGACTCTAAGTCCAGTGACCTTTTGCCATGGGGAGGTAGGAACTAGGTTTTCATTCTAAGAGTGACAGATCTGTGGTATTTAGATAGTGAGTCGACCTTTACCTGTTCCCTTTGCCTGTCTCCTGAGATCCTGTGCTTTTCTGTCATCACCTTTCACTCCCATGGGACTGCGGGCATTTGCCTGTACCAGAGGTACCCCTCCCGCGTGCCAAATCTCACCAGACCTTACATACTAATCATGTTTTCCAAAACGTGCTAAACCCTCTTTAGGTCTTTGCTCAAGCTCTTGTCTTTGTCAGGAATGCTTTATCTCAGAAGTGAACAATTGCTACAGTTGGTCTGGTAACTGCATCTTCATGTAACTGTGGGCAAGACACCCATCTCAATATGGCCCATAGTATCAAAAACATGTAGATGCATATTaagtatttgtaaaattaaaatgcagagcCATGGTAGAATCCAAGTTGAATTCATTTTGACTCCTGTTTAAAATCATTAACATCAAGTTCCATCACACATAAAAATGAAGATCATGATAGAAGATTTCAGACAAATGAAATAACAGTCCATtgaacatttaataaattatattcaagcatgactttttttaaagaaaggacaaaattataatgtaagtatttattaaaatggtGACCGAACATCATCTGAACCATACGAAATAATACGCACTTTTATGAAATGTTGAGAACATTGAGAAGCTAGGAGTTTATGTATAAACATGAGCATTTTCAAAATTCCCGACTTACATGAGAAAAGGCTGTGTTCTCTTACTGGTGACTCAGGAATTATGATATACTTGTGTGAGAAGTGCTGGTGTGTGGAGACAAGGCTAGCACCCATGACCGGCTGTGCTCTGGAGAACAAGCATGCCATGCTCCCGTGACACTCTGGGacaagggagacagagtctgatcTAGGGTGAAACTACATGCAGGGAGGACATGGAGGGGACTGCACCAGGGGTTCACTGAGGCTGGAGGACCACACAGAAAGCAGCGTGCTTTGACTTCAAAATGCATGCTAAGCGAGGCAAAGAAGCCAGGAACCTTTTCACCATTCCAGATCAGCAACTCCTAAGGTATTTATATCAAGGTAATTGGTAGTAAATATAAGTGCTCACTGGTTCTGAATCAAGAGTTTAACTATCAAAACAGATTCAACTTTGAGGATAGGCTAAAACTCAACGCGGGTATCAACTCAAAAGATGCCTGTCTGGTTTCAGCTGGCAAATAATCTATAAAAATGTTGACATATCTATTTTTGGCAAATTTATTTCACAAAGCCATCCTGTCATTTCATAAGGACAATAAGGTAAGTCAcaatacaaaatttataaatgagATGAGAGAACTATTTAAATACATTTGCGGAGTAAAGACATTTTCACTAACCATAAAATCCAGTGAAACAAAAGATTAATTACACCACAGTTGTTGTCAAAAGACTTAGACTGTAGTTTAAGTTCAAAAGGTTAAggattttataaaaacagaacatGAGACTATTAATTATATATGAAGAGTATTTGATtagatacagaaaatattaaCGTGTCGTTTTCTTCCTCTTGGAAACTAGCTTTAGAAAAACTCCAATTAAATTCTGACTGCTGTAATTCTTTACCACTGGCACCATAATCTGGAATATCCAAAGTGATCCAATTACTTTGGCCATCAAATTAAATCACCactgtatttctaaaataatctaACCAGAACAAACTGGAGTAGCCTATACCTAATTGTTATACAGTATTTTTGTAAACATCtcgatttttttcattatttgttatatttttccaaagtccTGTTTCCCAGGGCTGTGACCATTAAATATATCTATGGTTCCAGACACTCATGTCCATCATGAGAACAGGTGGTGGGATAAATCCATTCTCTTTTTAACATGAGTCTAGATGACTGCAAAGTCGCTATACTGGGATGGGGCTGGAGGTACTATCTGAAGATCGGAGGGATGTTCAGGGAACAGACCTCAGACAAGGgacttttagcatttttaatttctcaaaagaaacagCCTGGGAAGGCAAAAAGTGTTCTATAATCTAGAGTACGGTGAGGAGCCCTTGCTCTCACAGCCAAATGTATGAAAACAGCATTCCTTAAAGACATGCAGGTTTATGAGCCAAGGCAAGCTTTGGCTAAATGATTGGTAGCTTTTGTTTGGCTCTGGAGGTTTCCATGGAAACAGcctgagagacagaaaaggcaGCATTATCATCTTTATCCGTAATGCCATCTGATAAAACTACACATTGATTCATTCACGCTATCCAGAAGAGATGTATTACTTCCGATAAGCCTGGACAAAGGGAGGTATGAGTTCTATCTGGTTACGCTCTCTATCTCCTCGCTTTCCTCCATACGAAACCTTAAATTAAAATCCTGATAAAACCTCCTCTGAACATTTCCCTCAGGAACCTCTAGTTCAAGGAATGCTTCGATAATCAGAAGCCAAATGAAGACACATGAAGCACCAAACGGAGCTCCACAGCCAAGTTCTTAAAAATCGTATGACACCAAGCTTCCTGTAGCTGAGGAAATTATTCTGAAGAGTATTTACAATTCTATTGTATCAGTCCTCAGCCAGGCAAGAAATACGGTCTTAAGTGTTCATTATACACAGCTGAATCAGGTGGCCCCATCCAtaatttttctccctctttataTCTAGatcatttgtgtgtttgtatatatctatacacTGGTACCTATATCTATGTCTACATATTTAATATACTCACAGATACCACACACCATTATCTAATCTTATTTCAGGTTAGTGCTTCTCAGAAAGACCACAAAAGCAGTCCTAGCTCAGAACTCTGTAtctgaaatacacaaaaataaaaacatcaacaatattaaaaaacaaaccaaacaaggAGGCATGCAGCCTTTAGCACCATATTTACGATCAAGGAGGGCAAGAGTGTTGACAGAAGTCTCAAGAGGAACCCAGCTCTGAGTTTCCCCCTGGAATGGGATCCCAAATACAGAACCCTATTACAGAGTCCAGAACTTTCAAAAATGGAAAGCCTGAGAAATTCTATGAACAGAAATGTCAAAATCCATGATTTACCAGAAATAGAGGATAGGTGATCTGATGTTGTTCCTTATTCTAAAAGCACTGAAGACATTATTCCTTAAGAACAAATTGCTCACTTTTGGAGATCAGTTGGGAAATCACTGCCAGCTCAATAAACTAAATGCTGCTTCGATAAGTTAAAAAGACATGCTACACTCCCCAAAAGGACCAATGTACTCATGGAAAGTAGTTTATTAATGAGCAGTTAGCTCCTTAATATCTGTGTAATACAGACATGGGTGACACTAAAGAGATTCAACCTAGCACATACAATTGCACACTCCACATGgtgaaatatctgaaaaacacCCAGACCTCTATGCGCCATGGCATCGGTGTGGGAATCTAAATCACAAAATAAGGTCTAAGCTTGGTCCTTTCCATAAAAAGGACTTAAAGTCTAGGGAAGGGTTTATTTAGAGATGTGCTGATAATTCTGTTGGTTTAAAGGGGACAGGTAAGAAGTTACAAATGACTTTAGATACCTAATGCAAATCCCTCGTCTTAttggtgggaaaactgaggcctcaAGATAAGTGTCAGCCCTAACCGCTGGATGAAGCATGACCAGAAGAGAAGCCATGGAACTTTTAGTGTGGtactttctccattttgtttctttctcaggCTCCTTTAAATCTTAACACGTGTCACTTAATCAAGCTCCAGAAACATGACTAAGAAATAGAtatgaaaaacacagaaaattttACAAAGATTTTGGCAATAGTTCACATTCTGATGTGCTTAATATTAACAAGAGGGAAAACCCCAGTCATCTTTTGGTAAAAATGTTACTTCCTGCATGAAACAAGTTCCTCTTGTGAGAGCAGTTTTCGTAGGTACTGGGATCGCTCACAGCTGATGGCTTTCATATGTCCCATCTTTGGAGTAAGAGTTCAATTCGGCAGATCCTGTATCATCAGGTGGGCTGAAATGACTGCTATCTTGGGAATCTGTATCAATACTTTTGGTTTCTGACTGAAGGTGGACAGAAACCTGAACTGCTATTTCCTGGCCTTGTTCATTCAGAGAACCGTCATCTGAGTCTCCTCCCGGTGAATTACTCCGGCCCATCTCTGGGTTAATGACATAGATGCCACCTTGAGCGTTCAAGGCAGGTCTCTCTTTAATTCTTTCTCCCATGTCATCAGGGTCGTCCACTCGCACGGCCTCGAACATCTCCTCAACGAAGGCCCGACAGTTTAGAATAAGGGGCGGAAGAGGGACGCTTCTTGCCAGCTCTTCGATATAACGAGCAAACTCCATGGTCTtaaactgtgtgactttggcgaGCTCCAGAGTTTTGGCTGACGTGATGATGGGGATGCGCTTTGCAATCTCAAAGGCCTTCTGCAGCTTCTCGGCCCCTTCAGTTCTGAAGAATTCGTTGATGGCCTTCTCTGTCTTACGAAGATGGCTGCTCATCATGCACAGCCGCGTGACATTCAAGATGAGGGTGATGGTAAAGGCAATGAGGCAAACAACCATGTAGTAGACACTCATGTCTCCTGAGGTGAAGATAACGCGCAGGGTGACGGAGTAGGAGGCATGAATTGGAGAGGCGGTGAAACACGTGTAGAGCCCTCGGTCATCGAAGGCTACGCTGGTGATATTCAGGAAGTTATCAGAAACCAACCATTTTCCACCTGATAACCCAACAGACACAAAAAAATTACAGCATAAAGAATATTACTGAATATGCCGACCACCTTACCAATACTCCGTCTCTTCATGAGAGTGCCTTAACTCAAGTCTTCTATTAGGTTCTGCTACTTGTATACATCACGTAAGAAAGGGCAGACTTTTATGTCCACAGTAGGAATTTAAACAGCCaggaacttggggcgcctgggtggcgcagtcggttaagcgtccgacttcagccaggtcacgatctcgcggtccgtgagttcgagccccgcgtcgggctctgggctgatggctcagagcctggagcctgtttccgattctgtgtctccctctctctctgcccctcccccgttcatgctctgtctctctctgtcccaaaaataaataaacgttgaaaaaaaaaatttaaaaaaaaaaaaaaataaaataaaataaacagccaGGAACTTAAAAAAGGGAATCAAAGTCTTCCTTCCTGACATGAATGGCACATCAATTAGTAAGCACTCTGGATTATGCCCATTTTTATTGTCATCAAAATTTATCTAAATTCTACAGTTACATTTAGAAGCTATCACTAcactaacataaaaaaaaagagaaatatgtagctatgaatatattcattattcCACAAGCTGCTGTTCTACGAACTTGGGAGCTATGAGAAGGATATCCTATGAATCCAAAGTATGATGAAGTACATACACTCCATTCATCAGCCACTGTACTACGACCACAATGTAAACTCTCCAGCTTACTTGCTGATAATAGCTCAAGATTTATGAACCTTATACTAGACTGACATGCTCTTTAAACTCCTCTCACT
It encodes the following:
- the MFAP3 gene encoding microfibril-associated glycoprotein 3, which produces MKPHCCLFTLVVSVIVPAAFVLEDVGFNQMAPLGANHSSFNSSFPPSFELSAGSHSGDDVIIAKEGTSVSIECLLTVDHYEDVRWYNSKGQQLDGRGRGGKWLVSDNFLNITSVAFDDRGLYTCFTASPIHASYSVTLRVIFTSGDMSVYYMVVCLIAFTITLILNVTRLCMMSSHLRKTEKAINEFFRTEGAEKLQKAFEIAKRIPIITSAKTLELAKVTQFKTMEFARYIEELARSVPLPPLILNCRAFVEEMFEAVRVDDPDDMGERIKERPALNAQGGIYVINPEMGRSNSPGGDSDDGSLNEQGQEIAVQVSVHLQSETKSIDTDSQDSSHFSPPDDTGSAELNSYSKDGTYESHQL